ATTCATCCAGCTTCTGTAGCAAGTCAGTCAGAGCCGTCGGTAAGTTGGCAGGTAGGGTCTGCTCCAGTAATTGGGCTACCTCGCGTAAGGCCGAGACTTGAGTCAATTGCTGCCTGATGTAAGCCGAAGCCGCAGTTGCCACGGTATTACCCCAAATGCCTTTTTCTATAATCCGAATGGCAATCTCCGGCTCCCAGTATAAATTCCACTGTTCCTTAAAGGTTCCCTTGCCCGATACGTGGGCTGGGGTGCCCCAGTTAATGCCTAATACGTACAAGCGATGGAGAAACTGGCTTCTTTCCCGATCCAAATCTTTCCGTAAATCCAACGTTAAGGCTTTGCGCTCGTCGCTGGGTTTTAGGCGGAGCTTTTTCTGATGCTGTAGCACATCCGACTGAAGCGGAACGGCGGGTACTTCGCTGGGCACTTCGCCCATTCGCTGCCCTACGATCAGAGCTTCCTGTACCAAATCTAGCAGGCTATCATCACCAAAAGATAGTACGGTATTGGTTGCTTCGTTGTACTCGGCCAAACCAGGTCGAGCCAAGTCTCTGAGGGCGGCTAGGGTGTCAGCCAGTCGGATGGCTTCAATCACGTGGGCGGTGGAAGTATCCATTTGGTGATGACGAAATACGCAAGCTACCTGGGTCATCCAGCCGTAGCCTCGCTCGTCGGGCTTAGCCTGCCAGATATGGTGGTACCAACCGGGTGACATCACTCCAGCTCCGTAGCCACTGGCAAACGTCAAGCGACGATACGTCCAGGGAATCCAGGTAGTTTCTATTTTGCATTTGGGTAGTCCTTTCAGAAGAAAGTTATCCTCTTTTTTAGGAGGACGATTTACTAAAGCCGGGGCATGCCAGGCACCGCAAACCACGGCTATGGTTTCATGATTTTTCTCTGCTTCGTGCAGAATTTTACGCATGTAGGCTTCCCGCAAGTCGTTCTCCCGATCTTCGGGTAAATCCAGCGTATCTCGTAGAGCAGTCATACCTTCCAGAATGGCGGCGAAGCTATCTTCATGGTTTAGGCGTAATTCAAACTGATGCTCCCACCACAGTTCGGTATCCGCAAATCCGGCAGCTCGTGCCAGATGGGTAAGCGGGTATTCCGCCACATTGGTTTTTGCCTTTTCTGGCTTACTATCTTTTTCTTCCGATTCTTCGGGAGTAGCGAAGCGGTGTGCCAGTGGTAAGTCCATAAACTGCACCGGAATACTGTTTTTCAGACCGTACTGAATTGCCTGCCATTCGGGAGAAAAATCCGCAAACGGATAAAAGGAAGCCTGCTGAGGTTGATCGGTGCGATAGGCTAATATGGCTACGGGTGGCTTAATATCGGGATTTTGTACGTAGGAGAGAATACCATCGGCCTCCGGTGGCCCTTCTACCAGCAGCACATCGGGCTTGAGTTGCTCCAGAGCCGCTTGTAGGCTACGGGCTGAACCCGGTCCGTGATGCCGAATACCTAAAACGTGTACGGACATAGTGAATTGGTTAAACTAGTTCCCGGCAAGCTCGGTACATATCTTTCCAGCCGTCGCGGGTCTTCACTACCGTTTCCAGATACTCTTGCCAGACGACTTTATCCTGAACCGGATCTTTCACCACAGCTCCCACTAAACCAGAGGCAATATCTTCGGCACTCAACTGCCCGTCACCAAAGTGACCAGAAAGCGCCATGCCACTGTTCACTACCGAAATGGCCTCGGCTGTGCTGAGGGTTCCAGTAGGGCTTTTTAGCTTAGTTTTTCCGTCTTCGGTCATACCCGAGCGCAGCTCCCGGAAGATGGTCACAATTCGTTTGATTTCTTCCAGAGCTGGTACCTCAGCGGGTAACTGTAGTGCTTTACTGACACTTTCTACCCGGCGACGTACAATATCAATTTCTTCGTCCATGCTGCTCGGAGTAGGTAGAATCACGGTATTGAATCGCCTTTTCAACGCTCCCGAAAGCTCATTCACTCCCTTATCGCGATTGTTGGCCGTAGCAATTACATTGAATCCGCTCACTGCTTGCACTTCGGTATTCAATTCCGGAACTGGCATGGTTTTCTCCGAAAGAATGGTAATTAGCGTGTCCTGTACATCGGCAGTAATACGGGTAAGCTCCTCTACTCGGGCGATTTTTCCGTCCTGCATCGCCCGCATCATGGGAGTTTCTACTAGTGCATCGGCCGAGGGACCTTCCGCTAGTAGCTTGGCGTAGTTCCAGCCGTAGCGAATCGCTTCTTCGCTAGTACCCGCCGTGCCCTGAATCAGTAAAGTTGAATCGCCACTAACGGCGGCGGCCAGATGCTCAGCTACCCAAGACTTAGCGGTACCCGGCAAACCGTACAGTAGCAACGCCCGGTCGGTAGTGAGGGTAGCAACGGCAATTTCCATCAGTCGCTTATTACCGATGTATTTGGGAGTTACTTCAAAGCCATTTTTTAGTTTTCCACCTACCAAGTAGGTTACCACTGCCCAGGGCGACATGTTCCACCGGGGAGGTGCCGAATGAGAATCAGCTTTCTTTAGCGCCTCTAGTTCTTCTGCAAATAGTTGCTCGGCATGTTGCCGTAATAATTCTGCCATATCCGTATTGGTTATTCGTCAAATGATGATGGTATCTTGGTTTTTAGTTCAATCGTTCTAAATAAATCTCGCAGTATGGTTCGCCAGGTATCGCGTTTTTCATTTTTGGGAGGAAGAAATTCTTCCTGCTGCGCTAAGATTTCAGTGGGCATACATTCAGCTAGCCGCATAAATGCTTCTGTTTCGTAGTGGTACACACCGCGCTGGGCAAAGTTGCGGTACAGCAGTTTCATGGCTGCTTTAGAAAACTCTAATGACCACGGAAAACGCAGCTTATCCAACAGCGGGATAATGTTATTTGCGCTCAGGATGGCATCGGCTCGTTTATGATTGAACAAGCGAGTGAGTGTCTCCGGCAAAGCTCCGGGCAATACTGAAGCGGTGTTCTCGAGCAACACTCTAGTTGCGTTCGAGGCAAGAACGAAGTCTAGCCAGGCGTCAGTCCAGCCACTATTTTGGTGAAAGTCAATCGCGGTGGCCCAAGTGGGTAGGTATTTTTGCAGGGATTTATCGGTAATGAACGGCTTTAGTATTTTTTCAGGTGACAAGCTTAGTTGCTCTTCCCAAACTGTTGGATTGATGAGTGAAAGTACTTGGAAGGTTTGATATTCCTGATCGGAAAAGTTTTTGTCCAAACTTTCGGGCTCTAAGCTGAGTTTTTTTATCCAAACGCCGAGGTCTACATTAGTATTGATTTCAATTTTAGTTGAACCCATTCCCAGCATACCTCCTTTCTTTAACGTTAGCAACTGACTGCATTGCTGATGAAATTGCTGGGTCAGTGTACTCTCGGGTTGCCTTAGTAAAAGCTGCTGAGCCAACGCGGCTACTTTCTTGCTTTTATCCTGCAACATCGTTTCTAGGAATACCAGTTCTTCGGCTGACTGCGGGTTACTCCAGGCACTGAGAAAGTTAAATCGATCAGCGGCATTCTCTTCCTTCCAGGTACTTTGCATCAGCTCCGTAGCCTTAGAGCGATTATGTCGTAGCAGATACTGAAATAGCTGTTTTCGTTGGCGACTGGTACCCGTTTCCCAAATCTCCCGAGTGGATTGACGAAGTATCTGCCAGTCATCGTTCAGGTTGGCTAGCCAGTGGCCTCGCTCGCCCATTACCTTTACTAGTTGCTGTTGTAAGGCTACGTCTTCCTCACCTAGTTTTAGTAACTGAGGCAAGTACTGAGGGGCAATTTTGTATGATTTCTCTGCACAGTGGGTCAACCAAACGAGTAGTAAAGAATAACGGTTTTCACTAATCAGTACTCCTAACAAACGGTTCGCTGCGGTAGGAGGAAAGTTTTCATTCTCAGATTCATCTGAACTATTTTTGTTTGCTGTATCAACATCCAGAACAGGAAACTCCTGACCAGCCCGATAGTAGGAAAGCATGAATGCTGAAAGCTGGAGAAAGCTCGTTTCATCATCCTCACTTGATAGCTGGGCTAACTCCTGCTGAACCGCTTGCGGTAAATTAGCGGTTACGGATTGTGGCGGTGTTTTATCCGTGCCGAGCAGAGCTGCTTTTAGTATCTCGTCAATAGCATTCATATTACAGCAAATGGTATTCTGAGAAAGTCCATACCCCAAGCGGATGCAACACTCGGTTTTCTACGATTCCTGTTACGGTGACAGGCTGACCACCGCTAAGGGCTAGCATTTTCCATCGCCCCTCTTCCGCTACCCGAACTGTCACGGCTTTGCCTGTTGAGTCGGTTAGTAACAACTTTTCTGAAATCCAGTGAGGTGTAACCGCACTCAATATTACCGGAAGTTGATTGGTCTGAAGGTCAAATGAGACTACCTGAGCGTAGCCTGCTTCAAATTCGGCTAAGGTAGCATAACCCGCAGGTTGGCTCATGGGCTGTGTTTGGCGAATCTCCTTTACAATAGCCCGCAAAGGATAGTTACCGGGATAAAAAGTCAACGTAGCTTCTAACTGCGTAGCGGGGAGCAAACTAGTATCACGAGGCTGTCCGGGCGCGATAAACTGAAGAATAAGCGCGTAGCGGTGACTGATTTTTCCCTTGAGCCAGTACCGAATGGTAGTTAGTCGCTCTTCCTGAAATTCCTGTTTACCCAGCACCTGCCAGATGTCTTCTATGCCAACCTGCCGATTCAGCTCATCTTTGGTATACGACCAGCCCAAAGCGGTCTTCACATCTTCCTGTACTCCTGTATCCAACGAATCCCAATACTTAAAGCCTTCGGTGACCAAGTACATTTGGGTTAGGGTTTCCCAAGCCGTGTACTCCCAACCCGCTGCGTGATAGTTAATCTCACCCATTCTTCGGACGAAGTTAGCCAACCCCGGAGCTTGAGCGTCTACCATGCGGGCGGAGGTATTTTTCCAAAACGCCCGATCGCGGGTAGGAAGTGTAGCCAATCCATCGCGTACTAAGTCTTTTAACCAAAGCTGTAGTTCCTCAACTCCGCCCTCAATCTTCTTCATCCGGCTGACGACCCGTTTTTGCCGGGCTTTTTCATCCACCGGTTTCGGATTGGCTTTTCTTTCTTCCCGCTTCTCTCGCTGATTTAGCCAGTCATCTACCCAGTCGGGCGGAGTGGTTTCGGTAAAAGCGTCAGCACTACGGGCCCGAAGCAATAGCAATCCAATAGCGTGTTTGCAGGGAAACTTACGGCTAGGGCAAGAACACTTATAACCAATCTGACGAAGATCAATTCGTACCTGATAGGGTGTACTGCCGCTTCCTTGCACTTCACCCCAAAGACTGGTTTCAGAAGCACCCAACCGGGGCCACTTACTAGGGTTGGCCTGCTTCTTTCCGGCTTTAACCGAAGCGGCATCGGGAGCGAGTTCCAGAATTTGTTCTTCAGTCCATTGCATAAAGTTGCTTGTCGGGATGACAGTTGTTGCTTTCTAGAGATGATAATTAACCATAAAGCAAGATTCGTAATTTCCTGATGAACAGCTAGCTAAAATTGAAAGAGTTCTTACATCGATACTATTTCAAACTTTACGCTGAATCTACCCCGCAAAACCTGATCTTCCCCCGATATAACTAAGGCTTGGCATCTGGGGCGATTTTACTACTTTTGCTGAAACAACATAACTCAGCATGGAAGAACATAAGGTGCAGCAGTTTCGCACCATCAAAATCCGGCGTGAAGATGCCCTAAATTACCATACCCAAGACCAGCCCGGTAAAATTGAAGTCGTTCCCACTAAATTACTAAGTTCTCAAATTGATCTGGCATTGGCCTATTCACCCGGAGTAGCCGAGCCTTGCCGAGAGATTGCTGAACGCCCGGACGATGTTTATAAATATACTGCTAAAGGCAATCTGGTAGGGGTAATCTCTAATGGAACTGCCGTACTAGGTTTAGGTGATATTGGGCCCGAGGCCTCTAAACCCGTGATGGAGGGAAAAGGGGTGCTCTTCAAAAAATTTGCGGGTATCGATGTATTTGATCTGGAAGTGGATGTTAAAGACCCCGATGCCTTTGTTCAGAT
This region of Tunicatimonas pelagia genomic DNA includes:
- a CDS encoding DUF5682 family protein; this translates as MSVHVLGIRHHGPGSARSLQAALEQLKPDVLLVEGPPEADGILSYVQNPDIKPPVAILAYRTDQPQQASFYPFADFSPEWQAIQYGLKNSIPVQFMDLPLAHRFATPEESEEKDSKPEKAKTNVAEYPLTHLARAAGFADTELWWEHQFELRLNHEDSFAAILEGMTALRDTLDLPEDRENDLREAYMRKILHEAEKNHETIAVVCGAWHAPALVNRPPKKEDNFLLKGLPKCKIETTWIPWTYRRLTFASGYGAGVMSPGWYHHIWQAKPDERGYGWMTQVACVFRHHQMDTSTAHVIEAIRLADTLAALRDLARPGLAEYNEATNTVLSFGDDSLLDLVQEALIVGQRMGEVPSEVPAVPLQSDVLQHQKKLRLKPSDERKALTLDLRKDLDRERSQFLHRLYVLGINWGTPAHVSGKGTFKEQWNLYWEPEIAIRIIEKGIWGNTVATAASAYIRQQLTQVSALREVAQLLEQTLPANLPTALTDLLQKLDELAALSGDIFQLMQALPPLANISRYGDVRQTDTAMINHVLDSLVSRISIGLPNACTSLNEDSAAEAFDRIQEMDSALRILQRDDYTQLWHQALVSLADHSQINGIIAGKACRILSESSIWNDDIITQKFSLALSSAQSTSYSAAWLEGFLQGSGMVLILDETLWGLLDQWVAQLDEEILVQILPVLRRSFATFSKPERRKLGEKAKNGKQSVSVAAGVSPDTGFNHERAATALPLVKQLLGLKTATNE
- a CDS encoding ATP-binding protein, whose amino-acid sequence is MAELLRQHAEQLFAEELEALKKADSHSAPPRWNMSPWAVVTYLVGGKLKNGFEVTPKYIGNKRLMEIAVATLTTDRALLLYGLPGTAKSWVAEHLAAAVSGDSTLLIQGTAGTSEEAIRYGWNYAKLLAEGPSADALVETPMMRAMQDGKIARVEELTRITADVQDTLITILSEKTMPVPELNTEVQAVSGFNVIATANNRDKGVNELSGALKRRFNTVILPTPSSMDEEIDIVRRRVESVSKALQLPAEVPALEEIKRIVTIFRELRSGMTEDGKTKLKSPTGTLSTAEAISVVNSGMALSGHFGDGQLSAEDIASGLVGAVVKDPVQDKVVWQEYLETVVKTRDGWKDMYRACRELV
- a CDS encoding DUF5691 domain-containing protein codes for the protein MNAIDEILKAALLGTDKTPPQSVTANLPQAVQQELAQLSSEDDETSFLQLSAFMLSYYRAGQEFPVLDVDTANKNSSDESENENFPPTAANRLLGVLISENRYSLLLVWLTHCAEKSYKIAPQYLPQLLKLGEEDVALQQQLVKVMGERGHWLANLNDDWQILRQSTREIWETGTSRQRKQLFQYLLRHNRSKATELMQSTWKEENAADRFNFLSAWSNPQSAEELVFLETMLQDKSKKVAALAQQLLLRQPESTLTQQFHQQCSQLLTLKKGGMLGMGSTKIEINTNVDLGVWIKKLSLEPESLDKNFSDQEYQTFQVLSLINPTVWEEQLSLSPEKILKPFITDKSLQKYLPTWATAIDFHQNSGWTDAWLDFVLASNATRVLLENTASVLPGALPETLTRLFNHKRADAILSANNIIPLLDKLRFPWSLEFSKAAMKLLYRNFAQRGVYHYETEAFMRLAECMPTEILAQQEEFLPPKNEKRDTWRTILRDLFRTIELKTKIPSSFDE
- a CDS encoding SWIM zinc finger family protein: MQWTEEQILELAPDAASVKAGKKQANPSKWPRLGASETSLWGEVQGSGSTPYQVRIDLRQIGYKCSCPSRKFPCKHAIGLLLLRARSADAFTETTPPDWVDDWLNQREKREERKANPKPVDEKARQKRVVSRMKKIEGGVEELQLWLKDLVRDGLATLPTRDRAFWKNTSARMVDAQAPGLANFVRRMGEINYHAAGWEYTAWETLTQMYLVTEGFKYWDSLDTGVQEDVKTALGWSYTKDELNRQVGIEDIWQVLGKQEFQEERLTTIRYWLKGKISHRYALILQFIAPGQPRDTSLLPATQLEATLTFYPGNYPLRAIVKEIRQTQPMSQPAGYATLAEFEAGYAQVVSFDLQTNQLPVILSAVTPHWISEKLLLTDSTGKAVTVRVAEEGRWKMLALSGGQPVTVTGIVENRVLHPLGVWTFSEYHLL